In a genomic window of Polycladomyces abyssicola:
- a CDS encoding ABC transporter permease: MQVMSKINRRSSFWVSLISVVLGLLVGAIAMIAAGYSPILAYGALFQNALFQPYDLGETIRTISPLILTGLAVALAFRTGLFNIGVEGQFIMGQLAAVIVGLKLHLPPIVHALVAVIAGGLAGAIWAYLPGLLKAKRGVHEVITTIMLNFIALYLSNVLVRTWLTSGADSTDRIADTASLQWSVLSAMFGGARIHFGIIIALLMAFVMYYLLWRTKLGFELRAVGYNPHASEYAGMRVDRNIILSMMISGFFAGLAGASELLGTQGYLAIQGGFTGIGFDGIAVALLGGNTPIGVVLSAVLFGVLTYGGTNMQFAAQVPFEVIRIVFAAIILFVAANVSGWILGWFRSLKKGRGA, encoded by the coding sequence ATGCAAGTGATGTCCAAAATCAATCGACGATCGTCCTTCTGGGTATCGCTGATCTCCGTGGTGCTGGGCTTGTTGGTCGGTGCCATCGCCATGATCGCCGCCGGATACAGTCCGATCCTGGCCTACGGTGCGTTGTTTCAAAACGCGTTGTTCCAACCGTATGATTTGGGAGAGACAATCCGAACCATCTCTCCGCTGATTTTGACCGGATTAGCCGTAGCGCTGGCGTTCCGTACCGGCTTGTTCAACATCGGAGTGGAAGGTCAATTCATTATGGGTCAATTGGCGGCGGTGATTGTGGGATTGAAACTGCATCTCCCGCCGATCGTGCACGCGTTGGTTGCTGTGATCGCTGGTGGATTGGCGGGTGCGATCTGGGCATACTTGCCTGGGCTGTTGAAGGCCAAGCGCGGCGTGCATGAAGTAATCACCACAATCATGCTGAACTTTATCGCGTTGTATTTGTCCAATGTGCTGGTGCGAACGTGGCTGACGTCTGGTGCCGACTCCACGGACCGGATTGCCGATACGGCCTCCCTGCAATGGAGTGTGTTGTCCGCTATGTTCGGGGGAGCGCGCATTCATTTTGGCATCATCATCGCTCTTTTGATGGCCTTTGTAATGTACTACCTGCTTTGGCGGACCAAGCTGGGCTTCGAACTCCGCGCTGTCGGTTACAACCCGCACGCATCCGAATATGCAGGCATGCGTGTGGATCGTAACATCATCCTCTCTATGATGATCAGTGGATTTTTCGCTGGTTTGGCGGGGGCAAGCGAGCTGTTGGGCACGCAAGGATATTTGGCCATTCAAGGGGGATTCACCGGCATCGGTTTTGACGGCATCGCCGTGGCACTCTTGGGAGGCAACACGCCGATCGGTGTCGTTTTGTCGGCAGTATTGTTCGGGGTATTGACGTACGGAGGAACCAACATGCAGTTTGCCGCGCAGGTTCCATTTGAAGTGATTCGGATCGTGTTTGCGGCGATCATCCTCTTCGTGGCGGCCAATGTGTCCGGGTGGATACTGGGTTGGTTTCGGTCGCTGAAAAAAGGGAGGGGAGCATAG
- the ymfI gene encoding elongation factor P 5-aminopentanone reductase, whose amino-acid sequence MCATPLKDRVAVVTGASRGIGAAIAERLAQEGAFVAVGYRTEETKAQEVVERCRRHGVYAYAYRADVRSRSDVEEMVRRVKRELGPPLILVHNAGVAGIGLIQDVTDDQYATVFDTHIKGAIHLIQACLPNMLSRNFGRIVLLSSIWGESGGAGEALYSAAKGAVNGMARALAKELGPSGITVNAVAPGAIETDMLRAQLAEEERSALVGEIPVGRLGRPADVAALTAFLCREEAGYLTGQVLHVNGGWYP is encoded by the coding sequence ATGTGCGCAACGCCGTTGAAAGATCGAGTGGCTGTTGTGACGGGGGCCAGTCGGGGGATCGGAGCTGCCATCGCTGAACGTTTGGCTCAAGAAGGTGCATTCGTGGCGGTCGGTTATCGGACAGAGGAAACCAAAGCGCAGGAGGTCGTGGAACGGTGTCGGCGCCATGGGGTATACGCATATGCGTATCGGGCTGATGTGCGCTCCCGATCTGACGTGGAGGAGATGGTGCGACGGGTCAAACGCGAATTGGGTCCACCGTTGATTCTGGTACACAATGCAGGGGTGGCCGGGATCGGATTGATTCAGGATGTGACGGATGATCAATACGCCACCGTGTTTGATACACATATCAAGGGAGCGATTCATCTCATTCAAGCTTGTCTGCCCAACATGTTGTCTCGAAATTTCGGTCGAATCGTGTTGCTTTCCTCGATTTGGGGTGAGTCCGGCGGTGCGGGGGAAGCATTGTACTCGGCCGCCAAAGGCGCGGTCAACGGGATGGCTCGCGCGTTGGCCAAAGAGTTGGGACCTTCCGGTATCACGGTGAATGCGGTGGCCCCCGGCGCCATTGAGACAGATATGCTTAGGGCGCAACTGGCAGAGGAGGAACGTTCGGCCCTGGTCGGGGAAATTCCGGTGGGGCGTTTGGGACGGCCTGCCGACGTCGCTGCTTTGACCGCTTTTCTTTGCAGGGAGGAAGCCGGTTATCTCACCGGACAGGTTCTGCATGTCAACGGGGGATGGTATCCGTAA
- a CDS encoding helix-turn-helix domain-containing protein: MSGIGLHFRQAREAMGLSLQEVQQQTKIHAEYLRALEEDRFDQLPSPIYVRAFIRTYANSLGLDAQKLLGLYDQTVRGGVTDPTENTARRGRIGTRPVSQQTGRFRRPRTDQLGHTQRIRLGNTAPMRGVSQSVRFQQTGRYPQVTGPQQAVNADLQSTGRIPRVSQNTQRLKTANLPVLPSNSGASTTDAGQPDSGSIVPSRRGTNANHSPKKGGAPNWVIRVAAVGAILLVSAAALTFVLKDDNQEASNNSSSFTKLIDQGNGTVNANQAVQPQLTRVQTDTSEENYDGDLYELKNADKIKVEIKASQGETQLIYGNDVGQREAVVSMRTGDIQPIEKDKFVWFRLTIPSNAEIKVNGVDIDTTAQNLPKSYRIELKK; this comes from the coding sequence ATGTCGGGTATCGGCTTGCATTTTCGGCAGGCACGCGAGGCAATGGGTCTGAGTTTACAAGAGGTGCAACAGCAAACCAAAATTCATGCAGAGTATTTGCGGGCGTTGGAGGAGGATCGGTTTGATCAGCTACCGAGTCCCATCTACGTCCGGGCGTTCATCCGTACCTATGCGAACAGTCTCGGTTTGGACGCCCAAAAGTTGTTGGGTCTGTACGATCAAACGGTGCGTGGAGGTGTAACTGATCCGACGGAGAATACTGCCCGGCGGGGACGGATCGGCACACGGCCTGTCAGCCAACAGACGGGGCGTTTCCGTCGCCCACGTACTGATCAGCTGGGTCATACCCAGCGGATCCGACTGGGCAACACAGCTCCGATGAGGGGAGTGTCCCAAAGCGTTCGATTCCAGCAAACGGGGCGCTATCCGCAAGTGACGGGTCCACAACAAGCCGTTAATGCGGATTTGCAGTCCACCGGCCGAATTCCACGCGTATCGCAAAATACCCAACGGCTGAAAACGGCCAACCTCCCCGTATTGCCCTCCAATTCGGGAGCCAGTACAACTGACGCTGGTCAACCCGATTCGGGTAGCATCGTTCCCTCGCGCCGGGGAACCAATGCCAATCACAGTCCCAAAAAGGGAGGCGCGCCGAATTGGGTGATTCGGGTAGCGGCAGTTGGAGCGATCCTGTTGGTTTCGGCCGCGGCGTTGACCTTCGTTTTGAAGGACGACAACCAAGAGGCGTCCAACAATAGCTCGTCCTTCACCAAACTGATTGATCAGGGCAATGGTACGGTCAATGCCAACCAGGCCGTTCAGCCGCAGCTGACCCGGGTGCAGACCGATACCAGTGAAGAAAACTACGATGGGGATCTGTACGAATTGAAAAATGCGGATAAAATCAAGGTGGAAATCAAAGCATCCCAAGGCGAAACCCAGCTGATTTACGGCAATGATGTCGGGCAGCGCGAAGCGGTTGTTTCCATGAGAACGGGAGACATCCAGCCCATTGAAAAAGACAAGTTTGTATGGTTCCGACTGACCATTCCTTCCAATGCTGAAATCAAAGTCAACGGTGTCGATATTGACACGACTGCACAGAATCTACCCAAAAGCTATCGGATTGAATTGAAAAAATAG
- a CDS encoding ABC transporter ATP-binding protein has protein sequence MNVVEMRGITKRFPGIVANDHVDLTIKQGEIHALLGENGAGKSTLMNILFGLYQPDEGEILIKGKPVRITSPTVANELGIGMVHQHFMLVEPFTVTDNIILGAEPTKGGVVQRRQAEQKVKELSDRYGLRVDPKAKIRDISVGMQQRVEILKTLYRGADILIFDEPTAVLAPQEIDELIEIMHHLVREGKTIIFITHKLKEIMRICDTVTVIRRGKVIRTLPVKETNEKELAALMVGREVSFDIDKKPAQAKEPVLEIENLTVKDARGVEVVHGLDLTVHAGEIIGIAGVDGNGQTELIEAITGLRRAQSGTIKLKGQNITNERPRKITESGVGHIPEDRHKRGLVLDFDMGENIVLQTYYQSPFSKGLALQYPEIYQYANRLIEEFDVRTPDVYTPARALSGGNQQKAIIAREVDRDPDLLIAAQPTRGLDVGAIEFIHRKLVEQRDKGKAVLLISLELDEVLKLSDRIAVIYEGKIVGWVDPKTATEEQLGLLMAGSTTEAEVLA, from the coding sequence ATGAATGTCGTGGAAATGCGCGGAATCACGAAGCGCTTTCCGGGAATTGTGGCCAACGATCACGTCGATTTGACCATCAAGCAGGGAGAGATTCATGCTCTGTTGGGAGAAAACGGGGCAGGCAAGTCGACGCTGATGAATATTTTATTCGGGCTGTATCAGCCCGACGAAGGCGAGATTCTTATCAAAGGAAAGCCCGTTCGCATTACCAGTCCGACAGTAGCCAACGAACTTGGGATCGGCATGGTGCACCAACATTTCATGCTGGTGGAACCGTTCACTGTAACGGATAACATTATTCTCGGAGCTGAGCCGACCAAGGGCGGCGTGGTTCAACGACGTCAGGCGGAACAAAAAGTAAAGGAGCTATCCGATCGATATGGACTTCGCGTCGATCCCAAAGCGAAGATCCGCGATATCTCGGTAGGGATGCAACAACGCGTGGAGATTTTGAAAACATTGTACCGTGGTGCAGACATCCTGATTTTTGACGAACCGACAGCTGTGTTGGCACCCCAGGAAATCGACGAGCTGATCGAGATCATGCATCATCTGGTGCGTGAAGGAAAAACAATCATTTTCATCACGCACAAACTCAAAGAAATCATGCGCATTTGCGATACAGTCACGGTAATTCGCCGCGGCAAAGTAATCCGGACCCTTCCGGTGAAAGAAACGAACGAAAAGGAATTGGCCGCACTCATGGTGGGGCGCGAAGTTTCGTTTGACATTGACAAAAAACCTGCCCAAGCAAAAGAACCGGTGCTGGAAATCGAAAACCTAACAGTGAAGGACGCGCGAGGTGTGGAAGTGGTTCACGGGTTGGACCTGACGGTGCACGCGGGCGAAATCATCGGGATTGCCGGTGTGGATGGGAATGGTCAAACCGAACTGATCGAAGCGATTACTGGATTGCGTCGGGCTCAATCAGGCACGATCAAGCTAAAGGGGCAAAACATCACCAACGAGCGGCCGCGAAAAATTACGGAATCGGGTGTGGGTCACATTCCCGAAGACCGTCACAAACGCGGTTTGGTGCTGGACTTCGATATGGGAGAAAACATCGTGTTGCAGACTTATTACCAATCTCCGTTTTCCAAAGGATTGGCTTTGCAATATCCGGAGATTTACCAATACGCCAACCGACTGATCGAGGAATTCGATGTGCGGACTCCTGACGTGTACACACCAGCTCGGGCATTGTCCGGTGGGAACCAACAAAAGGCGATCATCGCCAGGGAAGTGGATCGCGACCCGGATCTGTTGATCGCCGCGCAACCCACACGGGGGCTGGATGTCGGAGCGATTGAATTCATTCACCGCAAATTGGTGGAACAGCGGGACAAGGGGAAAGCTGTTTTATTGATTTCGTTGGAGTTGGATGAAGTGTTGAAGTTAAGCGATCGCATCGCGGTGATCTATGAAGGAAAAATCGTAGGATGGGTGGACCCGAAAACGGCCACCGAGGAACAGTTGGGACTTCTGATGGCGGGAAGTACCACGGAAGCGGAGGTGTTGGCCTGA
- the yfmF gene encoding EF-P 5-aminopentanol modification-associated protein YfmF, translated as MSYAQFQSIPVGNLRVHVCATDKFKTNTLSAMIQQELSPQNVTKTALLPQVLQRGTETYPTTLQLKQRLEELYGANLFADVYKRGERHVLQVGLEIANEQYLRASASLLEEGVAFLSEVLLRPVTENGGFKESYVAAEKKNLKQKIESLKDDKIRYAAQRCIEEMCAGEPYSLFTYGRSEDLDHIDAQSLYTYYRDLIRHRPIDLFFVGNVSVDEVVRLVERHFPTDQTERVPVETGEVRHTVREVKEVVDRLDVKQGKLNLGCRTQVSIHDEDYVALMMYNGILGGFPHSKLFVNVREKASLAYYASSRLESHKGIMTIQSGIEIANYQQAVDIIRKQLDAMRQGDINDVELEQTRATLINQLRERQDRSYDLIDAEYHSILSGKPRPLEQLVEDLKQVTKADVQRVAEKVQLDTIYFLRDKGEVTADAAN; from the coding sequence GTGAGCTACGCTCAATTTCAATCAATTCCGGTCGGCAATTTGCGCGTTCATGTATGTGCGACGGATAAATTTAAAACCAACACCCTATCCGCGATGATCCAACAGGAACTGTCACCGCAAAACGTCACAAAAACGGCGCTGTTGCCCCAAGTGTTGCAACGAGGAACGGAAACCTACCCCACGACGTTGCAGTTGAAACAACGATTGGAAGAACTGTACGGTGCCAATCTGTTCGCCGATGTATACAAACGCGGGGAGCGTCATGTGCTGCAAGTGGGATTGGAGATCGCCAACGAACAATATTTACGTGCTTCAGCTTCTCTGTTGGAAGAGGGCGTCGCGTTTCTGAGCGAGGTACTGTTGCGTCCCGTTACGGAAAACGGCGGATTTAAGGAATCTTACGTGGCAGCGGAGAAAAAGAACCTCAAACAAAAAATCGAGAGTCTGAAGGACGACAAAATTCGCTATGCCGCCCAACGATGCATCGAAGAAATGTGCGCGGGCGAGCCGTACAGTTTGTTTACCTACGGCAGGTCGGAGGATCTGGATCACATCGATGCCCAATCGTTGTATACATATTATCGTGATCTGATCCGCCATCGTCCCATTGATCTATTCTTTGTCGGCAATGTGTCGGTCGATGAGGTGGTTCGGCTGGTCGAGCGACATTTTCCGACCGATCAGACGGAGCGTGTACCCGTGGAAACGGGTGAAGTGCGGCATACTGTGCGTGAGGTCAAAGAAGTGGTGGACCGTTTGGATGTCAAGCAGGGCAAGCTGAACTTGGGTTGCCGCACGCAGGTTTCCATCCACGACGAAGATTACGTCGCGCTGATGATGTACAACGGAATTCTGGGAGGATTTCCGCATTCCAAGCTGTTTGTAAATGTGCGTGAAAAAGCGAGCTTGGCTTATTACGCATCCTCACGGCTGGAGAGTCACAAGGGTATTATGACGATTCAGTCGGGGATCGAAATCGCCAACTACCAACAGGCGGTCGACATCATCCGCAAGCAATTGGACGCGATGCGGCAAGGCGACATCAATGATGTGGAATTGGAGCAAACCAGAGCCACGTTGATCAACCAATTGCGGGAGCGGCAGGATCGCTCTTATGACTTGATCGACGCGGAATACCATTCGATCTTGAGCGGCAAGCCACGCCCGTTGGAACAATTGGTGGAAGACCTGAAACAAGTCACCAAGGCGGATGTGCAACGCGTGGCGGAAAAAGTACAGTTGGACACCATCTATTTCCTGCGCGATAAAGGGGAGGTAACGGCAGATGCAGCAAATTGA
- a CDS encoding alkaline phosphatase family protein: protein MSKRALLLLVMLMIVAIVVPAVIPKPAPSPERSSHPKRTVVVLLADSLTAHAIDEGIRLKRLPTLSRLIRQGQYKKDMVSVFPTMSVVIDQSLITGTYPDQHRVPALQWYDPQEGRVINYGDTFSHMRQQGILRTARWFLDYNRRHLNPQTETVHEALLRKGYLSGTINMTAYRGPFVHPIPFTGQTTQGPAWLALGPYVSRTRPDGDEMTTLSPTLYRNKDGLRLLSRWLRDPNHPDLIMVYLPDTDKTAHKMGPNGWKQVATLDRELQAFITSLGSWDSVLRDHVFVLMGDSGVIAGKQNAKYLITLNKLASPYRLLPYGVSTRERNADVAIASNERMAVVHPLRAGVSLDRLIEKYRHMPGIDWVIRRKGRDILVWHGAHQLRFRSKGPWRDSYGQTWHLEGDPRVLDLRLDPRRHLVQFGRYPDALRLVKGGIGAQRGPCVMLTSLPGYEFEWGTSSLPNRGSHGGASSQELLAPILVSDTSLPLPRTLRVVDLKQWLIRLVEVQHRPDGSR from the coding sequence ATGAGCAAACGAGCGCTTTTGCTACTCGTCATGCTAATGATCGTCGCCATTGTGGTTCCGGCGGTGATCCCGAAACCGGCACCCTCGCCCGAACGGTCATCACATCCGAAACGAACCGTCGTGGTTTTGTTGGCGGATTCGCTCACAGCACACGCGATTGATGAAGGGATTCGTCTCAAACGCCTTCCGACCCTGTCGCGTTTGATCCGTCAAGGGCAATACAAAAAAGATATGGTCAGCGTGTTTCCCACGATGAGCGTGGTAATTGACCAATCCCTGATCACCGGTACCTATCCCGACCAGCACCGCGTTCCGGCTTTGCAATGGTACGATCCTCAGGAAGGACGGGTCATCAACTACGGCGATACGTTTTCCCACATGCGTCAGCAAGGGATCTTGCGTACCGCACGTTGGTTTCTGGACTACAATCGACGCCACCTCAATCCCCAGACAGAGACTGTTCATGAAGCGCTTCTACGTAAAGGATACCTTTCCGGTACCATCAACATGACCGCGTATCGTGGACCATTTGTTCACCCCATCCCGTTCACCGGACAAACCACCCAGGGACCCGCTTGGTTGGCACTGGGACCTTATGTTTCCCGTACGCGTCCTGACGGGGATGAAATGACGACCTTGTCACCGACACTATATCGAAACAAAGATGGACTGCGATTGCTGTCCCGCTGGCTGCGGGATCCCAACCATCCCGACCTGATTATGGTGTATCTGCCGGACACGGACAAAACGGCACATAAAATGGGTCCAAACGGATGGAAACAGGTGGCGACATTGGACAGGGAACTACAGGCGTTCATCACGTCCTTGGGTTCTTGGGATTCGGTTCTGCGTGATCATGTTTTCGTCCTGATGGGGGATAGCGGAGTCATTGCCGGAAAACAGAATGCCAAGTACCTAATAACCTTAAACAAACTGGCATCACCCTACCGGTTACTGCCGTATGGTGTCTCGACACGTGAGCGGAACGCCGATGTGGCCATCGCCTCCAACGAGCGGATGGCCGTTGTTCACCCCTTGCGGGCGGGTGTTTCGTTGGACCGTTTGATCGAGAAATACCGGCACATGCCTGGAATTGATTGGGTGATCAGGCGAAAAGGACGGGATATCCTGGTGTGGCACGGGGCTCACCAACTGCGTTTCCGTTCGAAGGGGCCATGGAGGGATTCCTACGGGCAAACTTGGCACTTGGAAGGGGATCCCCGCGTGCTGGATCTTCGATTGGACCCTCGGCGCCATCTGGTTCAATTCGGTCGATATCCCGATGCCCTGCGGCTAGTGAAAGGGGGCATTGGTGCCCAACGTGGACCATGTGTCATGTTGACCTCCCTTCCGGGATACGAATTTGAATGGGGCACTTCATCCCTGCCCAACCGCGGCAGCCACGGCGGTGCCAGCAGCCAGGAATTGCTTGCCCCTATTCTGGTGAGCGACACTTCTTTGCCCCTGCCGCGTACGCTAAGGGTGGTGGATTTGAAACAGTGGCTGATCCGGTTAGTGGAAGTGCAACACCGTCCTGACGGCTCACGCTGA
- a CDS encoding DUF3388 domain-containing protein: protein MSDHDWYLEYQIHKNRPGLLGDIASLLGMLSINILTINGVENRRRGMLLRTEDREKIQALEHILSKVDNITITALRPPTLMDRMAVRHGRYLDRCLEDKRTFRFTRDELGLLVDFMAELFKKEGHQLIGVRGMPRVGKTESIVASSVCANKRWIFVSSTLLRQTIRNQLAHDEMTSQNVYIIDGIVSTMRSTERHAMLVREIIRMPATKVIEHPDIFVRETEFTLDDFDYIIELRNHPEEVIDYKVLETDYSSF from the coding sequence ATGAGTGACCACGACTGGTATCTCGAGTATCAAATACATAAAAACAGACCAGGATTGCTGGGAGATATCGCTTCGTTGCTGGGGATGCTTTCCATTAACATTTTGACAATTAATGGTGTGGAAAACCGGCGCAGGGGTATGTTGCTTCGGACAGAAGACAGGGAGAAGATTCAGGCTCTCGAACATATTCTGTCCAAAGTGGACAACATCACGATAACGGCGCTTCGCCCCCCCACCCTGATGGATCGGATGGCGGTTCGTCACGGCCGCTACCTGGATCGTTGCCTGGAGGACAAGCGCACGTTTCGATTCACGCGCGACGAGCTGGGGCTGTTGGTGGATTTCATGGCTGAACTTTTCAAAAAGGAAGGTCATCAGCTGATCGGCGTGCGTGGCATGCCCCGCGTAGGGAAAACGGAATCCATTGTCGCTTCCAGTGTGTGCGCCAACAAGCGCTGGATTTTTGTCTCCTCCACATTGTTGAGACAAACGATCCGCAATCAGCTTGCCCACGACGAAATGACCTCCCAGAACGTGTACATCATCGACGGCATCGTTTCCACCATGCGCTCCACCGAGCGCCATGCGATGTTGGTACGCGAAATTATCCGGATGCCAGCAACCAAAGTGATCGAACATCCGGACATTTTCGTGCGGGAAACTGAATTCACACTGGATGATTTTGATTACATCATCGAGCTGCGCAACCATCCTGAAGAAGTCATCGACTATAAGGTGCTGGAGACGGACTACAGCAGCTTCTGA
- a CDS encoding ABC transporter permease — protein MLNTLTNVLQTTVLYSTPLILAAMGGLYSERSGVVNIALEGLMTIGAFAAAVTTIFTGNPWLGLLAAMVAGILFALPHAVASITFKADQVVSGVAINFLAFGLSVYLVKHLYNGEAQTPVVQETLSRMPIPGLNSIPVIGPALFNAFPTTYLAFVIVAASYFILYYTPFGMRLRAVGEHPKAAETAGVSVIRMRYVAVMISGALAGLGGAGLSIAIGSEFNQSTVAGQGFIALAALIFGKWHPLGAFFAALFFGFAVSLALIGQLFGWTQYVPSEVLNMLPYVLTILALAGFVGRAEAPAAIGKPYEKDSR, from the coding sequence ATGCTTAACACATTGACCAACGTCTTGCAAACAACTGTATTGTATTCGACCCCACTTATCTTGGCTGCTATGGGTGGGCTGTATTCGGAGCGCTCCGGTGTGGTCAACATCGCGTTGGAAGGCTTAATGACGATCGGAGCGTTCGCCGCCGCGGTGACGACGATCTTTACCGGCAATCCGTGGCTGGGGTTATTGGCAGCGATGGTGGCCGGCATATTATTTGCTCTGCCGCATGCTGTGGCCTCAATCACGTTTAAAGCGGATCAGGTGGTCAGCGGTGTGGCAATCAACTTTCTGGCATTCGGTTTGTCTGTTTACCTGGTGAAACACCTGTACAACGGGGAGGCACAAACGCCCGTGGTGCAGGAAACGTTGTCCCGTATGCCGATTCCGGGGCTGAACAGCATTCCGGTGATTGGTCCCGCGTTGTTTAACGCGTTTCCCACGACGTATCTGGCTTTTGTCATCGTGGCTGCTTCCTACTTTATCCTGTATTACACGCCATTCGGGATGCGCCTGCGTGCGGTGGGGGAACATCCCAAAGCGGCGGAAACGGCTGGTGTTTCCGTGATCCGGATGCGTTATGTGGCGGTAATGATCAGTGGTGCGCTCGCCGGTCTGGGCGGTGCGGGGTTGTCTATCGCTATCGGCAGTGAGTTCAACCAATCCACTGTGGCTGGACAAGGGTTCATCGCATTAGCCGCGTTGATCTTCGGCAAATGGCATCCGCTTGGCGCCTTTTTCGCCGCACTTTTCTTCGGATTCGCAGTCTCATTGGCTTTGATAGGTCAATTGTTCGGATGGACACAGTATGTACCGAGCGAAGTGCTCAATATGCTGCCTTACGTGCTGACGATTCTCGCATTGGCCGGTTTCGTCGGAAGAGCGGAAGCCCCGGCTGCGATCGGGAAACCATATGAAAAAGACAGCCGGTAA
- the yfmH gene encoding EF-P 5-aminopentanol modification-associated protein YfmH: MQQIEHPQLKETLYYEQLPNGLEVYLLPKQGFFKTYATFTTRYGSIDNHFQPPGEEEIQVPDGIAHFLEHKMFEEEDGDVFTRFSKQGASANAFTSFDRTAYLFSATDQIKENLMTLIDFVQRPYFTDENVEKEKGIIGQEIRMYDDNPEWRSYFGLIEAMYHRHPVRIDIAGTVESIAKIDKETLYKCYETFYHPSNMVLFVVGSIDPETTMQWIRENQAAKPFGKQAEIKRFYPEEPETVAEKRKEIRLTVGIPKCLFGFKEHRLGLTGDDFLKQELATQLVLEALFGPGSDLYQSLYDDGLIDDNFGFDYTLEQGYGFSIVGGDTPDPDKLTQRVENELPQRVQTGIQADTFERIRKKKIGQYLRYLNSPEWIANQFTRYRFNGADLFRLIPLLESLTPEEVNERMREHVNWDRFAVSIVRS; the protein is encoded by the coding sequence ATGCAGCAAATTGAACATCCCCAATTGAAAGAGACGCTCTATTATGAACAGCTGCCCAACGGCTTGGAAGTGTATCTCCTGCCGAAGCAGGGCTTTTTCAAAACGTATGCCACTTTTACCACCCGCTATGGGTCGATCGACAATCATTTTCAACCTCCGGGTGAAGAGGAGATCCAGGTTCCGGACGGGATCGCTCACTTTTTGGAGCACAAGATGTTTGAGGAAGAGGACGGGGACGTCTTTACCCGGTTTTCCAAGCAGGGGGCTTCGGCCAACGCATTTACCAGCTTCGACCGAACAGCTTATCTGTTTTCGGCGACCGATCAGATCAAGGAAAATTTGATGACCCTGATCGATTTTGTACAACGGCCGTATTTCACTGATGAGAATGTGGAGAAGGAAAAAGGGATCATCGGACAGGAAATCCGTATGTATGATGATAATCCCGAATGGCGGTCGTACTTTGGTCTGATCGAGGCGATGTACCATCGTCATCCGGTACGGATCGACATCGCGGGAACGGTCGAGTCGATCGCCAAAATCGACAAAGAGACGTTGTACAAGTGTTACGAGACGTTTTACCATCCCAGCAACATGGTGTTGTTTGTGGTCGGTTCGATTGACCCCGAGACCACCATGCAGTGGATTCGGGAAAATCAAGCCGCCAAACCGTTCGGCAAGCAAGCTGAAATCAAGCGTTTCTATCCCGAGGAGCCGGAGACGGTGGCTGAAAAGCGGAAGGAGATCCGGTTGACGGTTGGGATTCCCAAATGCTTGTTCGGTTTCAAGGAACACCGGCTCGGTTTGACGGGGGATGATTTCCTCAAACAGGAGTTGGCGACGCAATTGGTTCTCGAAGCGCTGTTCGGCCCTGGTTCCGATCTGTATCAATCGCTGTATGACGATGGCTTAATTGACGACAATTTCGGATTCGACTATACGTTGGAACAGGGTTACGGCTTTTCCATTGTCGGCGGCGATACGCCGGATCCGGACAAACTGACGCAACGAGTAGAAAATGAGTTGCCCCAACGCGTGCAAACCGGGATTCAAGCGGATACCTTTGAACGAATCCGCAAGAAAAAAATTGGCCAATATCTTCGCTATCTCAACTCACCTGAGTGGATCGCCAATCAGTTCACCCGGTATCGTTTTAACGGCGCGGATTTGTTCCGCCTCATTCCGCTTCTGGAATCGTTGACACCGGAGGAAGTAAATGAACGGATGCGCGAGCATGTCAATTGGGACCGGTTTGCGGTATCGATAGTTCGGTCGTAA
- a CDS encoding DUF3243 domain-containing protein: MSILSDFQEWKNFLSQRVNQAEGMGMNQETINELAYQIGDYLAQGVNPENQQEKLLKELWSVANEEEQRTIAGLMVKMVNDGKK, from the coding sequence GTGTCCATTTTGAGTGATTTTCAGGAATGGAAAAATTTCCTGTCCCAACGTGTCAACCAGGCGGAAGGCATGGGCATGAACCAGGAAACAATCAATGAGTTGGCTTATCAGATCGGCGATTATTTGGCCCAAGGGGTAAATCCCGAAAATCAGCAGGAGAAATTGCTCAAGGAGTTGTGGAGTGTAGCCAACGAAGAGGAACAGCGCACCATTGCCGGATTGATGGTAAAAATGGTGAATGATGGAAAAAAGTAA